Part of the Ictalurus furcatus strain D&B chromosome 10, Billie_1.0, whole genome shotgun sequence genome, GGAGCGGTACCGGATCCTCTCCAGCCACCGCGCCGGGCTTCCTGCAGAACCTCGTAAAGGACGAGAACCCGCAGAGACGGACACGGAACCTCGTCTGGGAGACGTCCAGGTGTTCGATATCGTTCAGGAGGACGTCGAGGAGGACGAGAAGGATCCTGAGAAGGTAAGGAGGTTGGAAGTACGTGTGATGACGATGAGGAATTCTACTGTTGttctgggttttttgttgtgttttttttttttttttaaatcgcttCTCTGTCCGTCTCCTCCAGAATGTGAAGTCGGATCCCGAGGCCATTCTGTGTAACTCGGTGAAGATGGTACGTGAGAAGCTGAGCGTGTCGACTCACGGAGCCGGGACCGAACATCGTGAGAAGGAGGACGACTACGTTTATGATTTGTACTACCAGGAGACGGCCACGCCCGGCTGGATTCAGGACATCTTATCGGTCAGACCCTACACTGATGAAGGAGAGCTGGTgagtggaatttaaaaaaaaaatgtatataaaaccaGAAAACCGTCGCAGATTCTTTTAAGAAACAGCTGGACATCGTCTTACCGGTGTTATGACGTCATAACATTTAAGAACCAATCAGGATGTGGTATTCAAATGCAgatcatatataaaaaaaggtttCCCAGAGGAGCTTGGAGTTGTGACTTGTATATATTCGTCGAgcgtttatttgttatttaatacatAAACACTTCTATGGTCTTCCACACCCGTGTAGGTGACTTTAACCTCGTCGAAGCGTCGCTGTTCTTTACCAAACTATTAATTAGCAGCTAATTAGCAGCAGCACGTCTTCATCCCAAAGAGAAGGTAGTTTCGAGGCTTCCGGAATCAAAGTAACGCGATTAAAATCCACAGGTACCTGAGGAGGTCGCTTGGGAGGAGGATGTGTACGAGGACGAGGACGATGAAAACGCCGAAAGCAACTGGAGGAACGATTACCCAGACGAGGAGGACAGCGACGGCG contains:
- the slc7a6os gene encoding probable RNA polymerase II nuclear localization protein SLC7A6OS; the encoded protein is MDPGTTILRVKRKRGTDPADALLLACKRIRAESSAEQPEPEPEHARIENSVFKLVATVATQDAPVQRHVREALSRPRLAHALRPSHGTSNRIVGNLRSAKWSTRREERYRILSSHRAGLPAEPRKGREPAETDTEPRLGDVQVFDIVQEDVEEDEKDPEKNVKSDPEAILCNSVKMVREKLSVSTHGAGTEHREKEDDYVYDLYYQETATPGWIQDILSVRPYTDEGELVPEEVAWEEDVYEDEDDENAESNWRNDYPDEEDSDGEGNEERYGGCWSEEHSYSRRSWECYQREVMKEFDENDDDEDREEYDSD